The following coding sequences lie in one Halomonas sp. 'Soap Lake #6' genomic window:
- a CDS encoding P-II family nitrogen regulator, producing MKLITAIIKPFKLDDVREALADNGVQGITVTEVKGFGRQKGHTELYRGAEYVVDFLPKVKVEVAVDDERLESVLDAICSAANSGKIGDGKVFVTPLEDVIRIRTGERGADAV from the coding sequence ATGAAACTCATCACCGCCATCATCAAGCCATTCAAGCTCGACGACGTCCGTGAGGCACTAGCCGATAACGGCGTTCAGGGCATTACGGTCACCGAAGTAAAAGGTTTTGGCCGCCAGAAGGGGCATACCGAGCTATATCGGGGAGCCGAGTATGTGGTCGACTTTCTTCCCAAAGTAAAAGTTGAAGTGGCTGTAGATGACGAACGTTTAGAGAGCGTGCTTGATGCGATCTGCAGTGCAGCCAACAGCGGCAAGATCGGTGACGGCAAAGTCTTTGTAACGCCCCTTGAAGACGTGATTCGTATCCGTACCGGTGAGCGTGGCGCCGACGCTGTGTAA
- the glnK gene encoding P-II family nitrogen regulator: MKLISAIIKPFKLDDVRESLSDIGVQGITVTEVKGFGRQKGHTELYRGAEYVVDFLPKVKLEVAVDDDMAEQVIDAITQVANTGKIGDGKIFVMPLEQVIRIRTGETGKDAV; encoded by the coding sequence ATGAAATTGATCTCAGCCATTATCAAGCCGTTTAAGCTTGATGACGTACGCGAATCGCTCTCTGATATCGGCGTGCAGGGTATTACGGTAACGGAAGTGAAAGGCTTTGGCCGCCAGAAAGGCCATACGGAGCTATACCGTGGTGCGGAGTATGTGGTGGACTTTCTGCCTAAGGTAAAGCTGGAAGTGGCAGTGGATGACGATATGGCCGAGCAGGTAATCGATGCTATTACCCAGGTTGCCAACACTGGAAAAATCGGCGATGGCAAAATTTTTGTGATGCCGTTGGAGCAGGTGATCCGTATTCGTACCGGCGAAACCGGTAAAGACGCGGTGTAG
- a CDS encoding ammonium transporter: MNEFAELSYALDTFYFLICGVLVMWMAAGFSMLEAGLVRSKNTAEILTKNIALFAIACTMYLLVGYYLMYSSAEGGFIPNLGFLIGGENSVDAVTAGGDDAPYYSMRADYFFQVVFVATAMSIVSGAVAERMKLWAFLAFAVVMTAVIYPVSGYWTWGGGWIDAIGFSDFAGSGIVHMAGAAAALAGVLVLGPRKGKYGSDGSIRAIPGANLPLATLGTFILWMGWFGFNGGSELKVSDVDSANNVAQVMVNTNAAAAGGVIAALILAKLWFRKADLTMALNGALAGLVAITAEPLEPSAFGAMLIGMVGGLIVVLSIVMLDKLKLDDPVGAISVHGVVGIWGCLAVPLSNGDATFGAQIIGMVGIFAWVFLASLVVWLVLKAIMGIRVSEEEEYEGVDIAECGLEAYPEFSVKK, translated from the coding sequence ATGAACGAGTTTGCAGAGCTGAGTTACGCACTCGATACTTTCTATTTTCTAATCTGTGGCGTGTTGGTCATGTGGATGGCTGCTGGCTTCTCAATGTTAGAAGCTGGCTTGGTTCGCTCTAAAAATACCGCCGAAATTCTGACTAAAAACATCGCACTATTTGCGATCGCCTGCACCATGTACCTGTTAGTGGGTTACTACCTGATGTACTCCAGTGCTGAAGGCGGATTCATACCCAACTTGGGCTTCTTGATTGGCGGTGAGAACAGCGTCGATGCAGTAACGGCTGGTGGCGATGACGCACCTTACTACTCCATGCGTGCGGATTACTTTTTCCAAGTAGTATTTGTGGCTACGGCAATGTCGATCGTTTCTGGTGCGGTTGCTGAGCGCATGAAACTATGGGCATTTTTAGCCTTCGCTGTTGTGATGACCGCCGTCATTTATCCGGTTTCAGGCTACTGGACCTGGGGCGGTGGCTGGATCGATGCCATTGGCTTCTCTGATTTTGCGGGTTCGGGCATTGTTCACATGGCCGGTGCTGCAGCGGCATTAGCGGGTGTGTTGGTTCTGGGACCACGTAAGGGCAAGTACGGCAGTGACGGCAGTATCCGAGCAATTCCTGGCGCCAATCTGCCGCTGGCAACGCTAGGTACGTTTATTCTGTGGATGGGTTGGTTTGGTTTTAATGGTGGCTCTGAGCTGAAGGTGTCAGACGTCGATTCAGCGAACAACGTTGCTCAAGTCATGGTAAATACCAACGCGGCAGCCGCAGGTGGTGTGATTGCTGCGCTTATTCTAGCCAAACTATGGTTCCGCAAAGCTGACCTAACCATGGCGCTTAACGGTGCATTAGCGGGGCTAGTGGCAATTACTGCTGAGCCCCTGGAGCCTTCAGCCTTCGGTGCTATGCTGATCGGTATGGTGGGTGGTCTGATTGTTGTGCTATCGATCGTAATGCTCGACAAACTGAAGCTGGATGATCCGGTCGGTGCGATTTCGGTACACGGCGTGGTGGGTATCTGGGGCTGTTTGGCCGTACCGCTGTCCAATGGCGATGCTACCTTTGGAGCGCAGATTATCGGCATGGTGGGCATCTTTGCCTGGGTATTCCTGGCGAGCCTGGTGGTATGGCTGGTACTGAAAGCCATCATGGGTATTCGTGTCAGCGAAGAAGAAGAGTATGAGGGTGTTGATATCGCTGAGTGCGGCCTTGAAGCTTACCCTGAGTTTAGTGTTAAGAAATAA